From a single Salvelinus namaycush isolate Seneca chromosome 14, SaNama_1.0, whole genome shotgun sequence genomic region:
- the ppp1r3da gene encoding protein phosphatase 1, regulatory subunit 3Da: MDWTIGKERIPSCNSELPKASKNASGTNLTINLNEMLRSKADVERKRVPIRPPNPRASAPRELGFSRDLSCEPMPKPIIRRRARSLSSSTEWKRHTRNVGVRFVDCLGLDLEDVKVFKTGEDPFVPQHVSFRLLMGAELAGGKNLEISLPYLKPVFPQQPGDRPEFFSRLRQQRVCLERVLCFDLGIIGITQVLNLHFEKEVSVRYSFTGWRCSSETKASWVSTTCKSWDGTQEQLNCDTFRFHLPVPPFLLPGAALEFAVRYKVSGKEHWDNNEGQNYKLVCHSYKLTVPKECEHSMVHFI, encoded by the coding sequence ATGGATTGGACTATTGGGAAGGAGAGAATTCCCTCATGTAATAGTGAACTGCCTAAGGCCTCAAAGAATGCCTCCGGAACCAACCTCACTATCAATCTGAATGAAATGCTCAGATCAAAAGCTGACGTGGAAAGGAAGCGTGTTCCAATCCGCCCACCCAACCCAAGAGCCTCTGCACCCAGGGAACTGGGGTTTAGTCGAGACCTTTCGTGTGAGCCCATGCCCAAACCCATTATCCGAAGACGTGCACGATCTCTGTCCTCCTCCACAGAGTGGAAGAGGCACACTCGTAATGTTGGGGTGCGTTTTGTAGACTGTCTGGGCCTGGACCTAGAGGACGTTAAGGTTTTCAAAACCGGGGAGGATCCCTTTGTGCCACAACATGTCTCCTTCAGGCTTTTGATGGGTGCAGAGCTGGCTGGGGGGAAGAACTTGGAAATCTCGCTGCCGTATCTAAAGCCGGTGTTCCCTCAGCAACCCGGTGATCGACCTGAATTCTTCAGCCGCCTGCGCCAGCAGAGAGTCTGTCTGGAGAGGGTTTTGTGCTTTGACCTGGGCATCATCGGGATCACTCAGGTCCTCAACCTCCATTTTGAGAAAGAGGTGAGCGTGCGCTATTCTTTCACAGGATGGAGGTGCAGCTCAGAAACCAAGGCCTCCTGGGTATCCACCACCTGCAAGTCCTGGGATGGAACGCAGGAGCAGCTCAATTGTGACACCTTTCGTTTCCACCTGCCTGTTCCTCCCTTCCTGCTACCTGGAGCTGCTTTGGAATTTGCTGTCCGATACAAAGTGTCTGGGAAAGAGCACTGGGACAACAACGAGGGGCAAAACTATAAGTTGGTCTGCCATAGCTACAAACTGACTGTGCCCAAGGAGTGTGAGCATAGCATGGTGCACTTTATTTGA
- the fam217ba gene encoding protein FAM217B isoform X2 produces MTQSSQILNTLTLHSPQEGGLKSKPHTHSSTQRQEKREVQRTSPCCGELDQNHGVLGRSRKALSLPLSPIPGLRQGPMRLHTHTQVPTLESLRQFEQKEVDSDSASDLSDSERLPVLPSPCTPCTPPHLNLRAEVINSSDFPPAFPGPHGATSDNESVSYNYPDFLPPPFNTWSLRQLAVFLHTEGRGAPRPKPVGPLEKYLERLLQLEWLQIQTVQAETCRPAGGRPRALGFPAATTTNAPRPHTAPPSRLSSPKGLRQCQRAFPFAPHNPPSLAAQQLARLPVCPHCHIRYPLCNGSCSSYAYQRHSRLSPLLERRARPGVPPKRSSSESRVTSSESRATGCSGGGQTPGSPSAGRSHVRHMQAVGNIRKPAQEPGTNGTGHAGVKKGRARANSEAEVRKESSTAKAGVEKHTHSGSKRESNTIKRVEKDCQRTETGSQASKSGVKRTVKEPLSLFKAPLSAKANGKAKNVHFIAK; encoded by the coding sequence ATGACTCAGTCCAGTCAAATCCTTAACACTTTAACTCTCCACAGCCCTCAAGAAGGAGGCTTGAAgtctaaaccacacacacactcctccacacAGAGGCAGGAGAAGCGAGAGGTTCAGCGAACGTCCCCATGTTGCGGTGAGTTAGATCAGAACCATGGGGTACTGGGCCGAAGTCGGaaagctctctctctgcccctctcccctATACCTGGGCTGCGCCAGGGGCCAATGcggcttcacacacacactcaagtcCCCACCCTGGAGTCTCTCAGGCAGTTTGAGCAGAAGGAAGTCGACTCGGACAGCGCCAGTGACCTGTCAGACTCAGAGAGACTACCTGTACTCCCCTCCCCCTGTACCCCCTGCACCCCACCCCATCTCAACCTCCGTGCTGAAGTGATCAACTCCAGCGACTTCCCCCCAGCCTTCCCAGGACCACACGGGGCCACGAGCGACAACGAGAGCGTCAGCTACAACTACCCTGACTTCCTGCCTCCTCCCTTCAACACCTGGAGTCTACGCCAGCTGGCTGTGTTCCTCCACACGGAGGGCCGAGGCGCACCTCGCCCCAAACCTGTGGGGCCCCTGGAGAAGTACCTGGAGAGGCTGCTGCAGTTGGAGTGGCTCCAGATCCAGACTGTGCAGGCGGAGACCTGCCGACCTGCGGGGGGCCGTCCTAGGGCCCTGGGCTTCCCAGCTGCCACCACCACGAACGCACCTCGGCCCCACACGGCGCCACCCAGCCGCCTCAGCTCCCCCAAAGGCCTGCGGCAGTGTCAGCGCGCCTTCCCGTTTGCCCCTCACAACCCCCCCTCGCTGGCAGCACAGCAGCTCGCCCGCCTCCCTGTCTGCCCCCATTGTCACATCCGCTACCCTCTGTGCAACGGGAGCTGCTCCTCCTACGCCTACCAGCGCCACTCGCGCCTCAGTCCCCTGCTGGAGCGCCGAGCCAGGCCCGGGGTTCCCCCGAAGAGGAGCAGCAGTGAGAGCCGGGTCACTTCCTCTGAGAGTAGGGCTACAGGCTGCAGTGGAGGAGGACAGACTCCAGGTAGCCCCTCGGCAGGAAGAAGCCACGTCAGACACATGCAGGCGGTTGGCAACATCCGCAAACCCGCCCAGGAGCCAGGCACTAACGGTACAGGTCATGCCGGTGTGAAGAAAGGCCGCGCCAGAGCCAATTCGGAAGCCGAGGTGAGGAAGGAGTCCAGTACGGCTAAGGCAGGtgtggagaaacacacacactctggaagTAAACGAGAGTCTAACACGATCAAGAGGGTCGAGAAAGACTGTCAGAGGACAGAAACAGGAAGTCAGGCATCTAAAAGTGGGGTTAAAAGAACAGTAAAAGAGCCACTCTCTCTCTTCAAGGCACCGTTGTCTGCCAAAGCGAATGGAAAAGCAAAGAATGTTCACTTTATTGCAAAGTAA
- the ttll9 gene encoding probable tubulin polyglutamylase TTLL9 yields MSKNKTAGYKGPYGYQKRREGDGRSCVRYKCGLTNTIQDVLRQRPGWMEVKDDGEWDFNWCDVGWLRENFDHSYMEEHVRICHFRNHYELTRKNLMVKNLKRYRKTLEREAGRIEASKCDFFPRTFELPSEYHLFVEEFKRSPGSTWIMKPVARSQGKGIFLFQKLKDIMDWKKDGSRSEEQRDETQVESYVAQRYIENPYLISGRKFDLRVYVLVTSYIPLKAWLYRDGFARFSSTRFSLTSIDDQYVHLTNVAVQKTAPDYDPEKGCKWQMQQLRRYLTARHGTETIEALFKDVDNIFVRSLQSVQKVIINDKHCFELYGYDILLDQDLKPWLIEVNASPSLTASSKEDYDMKCCLLEDTLHIVDMEGRLTGREKRVGGYDLMWNDGPVYREDINLETLGSACFTANTHLGCVNDRKKQLRQLLKPFPGKKRI; encoded by the exons ATGTCAAAGAATAAG ACTGCTGGATACAAGGGTCCTTATGGTTATCAAAAAAGAAGAGAGGG GGATGGAAGAAGTTGTGTACGTTACAAATGTGGCCTAACAAACACCATTCAAGATGTCTTGCGACAAAGACCAGGCTGGATGGAGGTCAAAGA TGATGGAGAATGGGATTTTAACTGGTGTGATGTTGGGTGGCTGAGGGAGAATTTCGATCACTCCTACATGGAAGAACACGTGAGGATATGCCATTTCCGCAATCATTATGAG CTGACGCGCAAGAACCTAATGGTGAAAAACCTGAAGAGGTACCGCAAAACCCTTGAGAGGGAAGCTGGCCGCATTGAAGCGTCCAAATGTGACTTTTTCCCCCGAACCTTTGAACTACCTAGTGAATACCACCTCTTTGTGGAAGAGTTCAAACGGAGCCCGGGCAGCACCTGGATCATGAAACCG GTTGCAAGATCTCAGGGGAAGGGCATTTTCCTATTTCAAAAACTGAAAGACATCATGGACTGGAAAAAG GATGGGAGTCGCTcagaggagcagagagatgagaCTCAAGTGGAGAGCTACGTTGCACAGCGCTACATAGAAAATCCCTACCTTATCAGTG GAAGAAAATTTGACTTGAGGGTTTATGTATTGGTTACATCA tatATCCCACTGAAGGCATGGTTATATCGAGATGGTTTTGCTCGATTCTCCAGCACCCGATTCTCTCTCACCAGCATTGATGACCAGT ATGTCCATCTCACCAATGTGGCAGTGCAAAAAACAGCGCCAGATTATGATCCTGAAAAG GGCTGTAAGTGGCAGATGCAGCAGCTTCGGCGATACCTGACTGCGAGGCATGGCACAGAGACCATAGAGGCTCTGTTTAAGGACGTTGACAACATATTTGTCCGTAGCCTGCAGAGTGTGCAGAAAGTAATCATCAACGACAAACACTGCTTTGAGCTCTATGGCTATGACATCCTACTGGATCAGGACCTCAAACC GTGGCTGATAGAGGTGaacgcctctccctctctcaccgcCAGCAGCAAAGAGGACTACGACATGAAGTGTTGTCTGCTGGAGGACACCTTACACATCGTGGACATGGAGGGCAG ATTGACTGGCAGAGAAAAGAGGGTTGGTGGCTATGACCTGATGTGGAACGATGGACCCGTCTACAGAGAAGATATCAACCTAGAGACACTGGGCAGCGCCTGTTTCACTGCAAACACACACCTCG GCTGTGTAAACGACAGAAAGAAGCAACTCCGTCAGCTTCTAAAACCATTTCCAGGGAAGAAGAGGATATAA
- the fam217ba gene encoding protein FAM217B isoform X1 — translation MGPIMQERTASTALKRVVSKEKIRTKNSENNGPITSSKKANKVKKAGAQLKNALPGQDKDTVSTIQRGIHSKGSRVKSGTTRNTSKLASPQEGGLKSKPHTHSSTQRQEKREVQRTSPCCGELDQNHGVLGRSRKALSLPLSPIPGLRQGPMRLHTHTQVPTLESLRQFEQKEVDSDSASDLSDSERLPVLPSPCTPCTPPHLNLRAEVINSSDFPPAFPGPHGATSDNESVSYNYPDFLPPPFNTWSLRQLAVFLHTEGRGAPRPKPVGPLEKYLERLLQLEWLQIQTVQAETCRPAGGRPRALGFPAATTTNAPRPHTAPPSRLSSPKGLRQCQRAFPFAPHNPPSLAAQQLARLPVCPHCHIRYPLCNGSCSSYAYQRHSRLSPLLERRARPGVPPKRSSSESRVTSSESRATGCSGGGQTPGSPSAGRSHVRHMQAVGNIRKPAQEPGTNGTGHAGVKKGRARANSEAEVRKESSTAKAGVEKHTHSGSKRESNTIKRVEKDCQRTETGSQASKSGVKRTVKEPLSLFKAPLSAKANGKAKNVHFIAK, via the exons ATGGGCCCCATTATGCAGGAACGCACTGCCTCCACGGCATTGAAACGCGTTGTTTCCAAAGAGAAGATACGTACGAAAAATTCTGAAAATAACGGACCGATTACGAg TTCAAAGAAAGCTAACAAGGTGAAGAAGGCAGGAGCTCAGCTCAAGAATGCCCTTCCAGGTCAGGATAAGGACACTGTGTCGACAATCCAGAGG GGCATTCATTCAAAGGGAAGCAGAGTCAAATCTGGCACTACTCGAAACACTAGCAAACTGGCAAG CCCTCAAGAAGGAGGCTTGAAgtctaaaccacacacacactcctccacacAGAGGCAGGAGAAGCGAGAGGTTCAGCGAACGTCCCCATGTTGCGGTGAGTTAGATCAGAACCATGGGGTACTGGGCCGAAGTCGGaaagctctctctctgcccctctcccctATACCTGGGCTGCGCCAGGGGCCAATGcggcttcacacacacactcaagtcCCCACCCTGGAGTCTCTCAGGCAGTTTGAGCAGAAGGAAGTCGACTCGGACAGCGCCAGTGACCTGTCAGACTCAGAGAGACTACCTGTACTCCCCTCCCCCTGTACCCCCTGCACCCCACCCCATCTCAACCTCCGTGCTGAAGTGATCAACTCCAGCGACTTCCCCCCAGCCTTCCCAGGACCACACGGGGCCACGAGCGACAACGAGAGCGTCAGCTACAACTACCCTGACTTCCTGCCTCCTCCCTTCAACACCTGGAGTCTACGCCAGCTGGCTGTGTTCCTCCACACGGAGGGCCGAGGCGCACCTCGCCCCAAACCTGTGGGGCCCCTGGAGAAGTACCTGGAGAGGCTGCTGCAGTTGGAGTGGCTCCAGATCCAGACTGTGCAGGCGGAGACCTGCCGACCTGCGGGGGGCCGTCCTAGGGCCCTGGGCTTCCCAGCTGCCACCACCACGAACGCACCTCGGCCCCACACGGCGCCACCCAGCCGCCTCAGCTCCCCCAAAGGCCTGCGGCAGTGTCAGCGCGCCTTCCCGTTTGCCCCTCACAACCCCCCCTCGCTGGCAGCACAGCAGCTCGCCCGCCTCCCTGTCTGCCCCCATTGTCACATCCGCTACCCTCTGTGCAACGGGAGCTGCTCCTCCTACGCCTACCAGCGCCACTCGCGCCTCAGTCCCCTGCTGGAGCGCCGAGCCAGGCCCGGGGTTCCCCCGAAGAGGAGCAGCAGTGAGAGCCGGGTCACTTCCTCTGAGAGTAGGGCTACAGGCTGCAGTGGAGGAGGACAGACTCCAGGTAGCCCCTCGGCAGGAAGAAGCCACGTCAGACACATGCAGGCGGTTGGCAACATCCGCAAACCCGCCCAGGAGCCAGGCACTAACGGTACAGGTCATGCCGGTGTGAAGAAAGGCCGCGCCAGAGCCAATTCGGAAGCCGAGGTGAGGAAGGAGTCCAGTACGGCTAAGGCAGGtgtggagaaacacacacactctggaagTAAACGAGAGTCTAACACGATCAAGAGGGTCGAGAAAGACTGTCAGAGGACAGAAACAGGAAGTCAGGCATCTAAAAGTGGGGTTAAAAGAACAGTAAAAGAGCCACTCTCTCTCTTCAAGGCACCGTTGTCTGCCAAAGCGAATGGAAAAGCAAAGAATGTTCACTTTATTGCAAAGTAA